A DNA window from Mobula hypostoma chromosome 3, sMobHyp1.1, whole genome shotgun sequence contains the following coding sequences:
- the LOC134343797 gene encoding zinc finger protein 229-like: MAHQRVHTREWLFPCSDCGKGFSCSFKLKVHQRVHTGERPFTCSECGKGFTQSSDLLAHKSVHTREWPFICSDCGKGFTRSSQLKVHQRVHTGERPFTCSDCGKGFTRSSKLKVHQRVHNGERPFTCSDCGKRFTRSSDLLAHQSVHTGEWPFTCSDCGKGFTQSSNLLAHKSVHTRVWPFICSDCGKGFTRSSQLKVHQRVHTGERPFTCSDCGKGFTRSFQLKVHQRVHTGERPFTCSDCGKRFTRSSHLLAHQSVHTGEWPFICSDCGKGFTQSSDLLAHMSVHTREWPFICSDCGKGFTRSSQLKVHQRVHTGERPFTCSDCGKGFTRSSELKVHQRVHTGERPFTCSDCGKGFTRSSDLLAHQSVHTGEWPFTCSDCGKGFARSSKLKEHQRVHTGEWPFTCSDCGKGFTRSFQLQRHQRVHTG, from the coding sequence atggctcaccagcgagttcacaccagggAGTGGCTGTTcccctgctcggactgtgggaagggattctctTGCTCAtttaaactgaaggtacatcagcgagttcacactggagagaggccattcacctgctcagaatgtgggaagggattcactcagtcatccgacTTACTGGCACACAAGTCAGTTCACACTAGGGAGtggccgttcatctgctcagactgtgggaaggggttcactcggtcatctcaactgaaggtacatcagcgagttcacactggagagaggccgttcacctgctcagactgcgggaagggattcactcggtcatctaaactgaaggtacatcagagagttcacaatggagagaggccgttcacctgctcagactgtgggaagcgattcactcggtcatctgacctactggcacaccagtcagttcacactggggagtggccgttcacctgctcagactgtgggaagggattcactcagtcatccaacttACTGGCACACAAGTCAGTTCACACTAGGGTGTGGCCGTTCAtatgctcagactgcgggaagggattcactcggtcatctcaactgaaggtacatcagagagttcacactggagagaggccattcacctgctcagactgtgggaaaggattcactcggtcatttcaactgaaggtacatcagagagttcatactggagagaggccgttcacctgctcggactgtgggaagcgattcactcggtcatcccacctactggcacaccagtcagttcacactggggagtggccgttcatctgctcagactgtgggaagggattcactcagtcatccgacTTACTGGCACACATGTCAGTTCACACTAGGGAgtggccattcatctgctcagactgcgggaagggattcactcggtcatctcaactgaaggtacatcagagagttcacaccggagagaggccgttcacctgctcagactgcgggaaaggattcactcggtcatctgaactgaaggtacatcagagagttcacaccggagagaggccattcacctgctcagactgtgggaagggatttactcggTCATCcgacctactggcacaccagtcagttcacactggggagtggccgttcacctgctcagactgcgggaagggatttgctcggtcatctaaactgaaggaacatcagagagttcacactggagagtggccgttcacctgctcagactgtgggaagggattcactcggtcatttcaactacagagacaccagcgagttcacactgggtag